The Melospiza georgiana isolate bMelGeo1 chromosome 31, bMelGeo1.pri, whole genome shotgun sequence genome has a window encoding:
- the DUSP26 gene encoding dual specificity protein phosphatase 26: MAFLSRLYRSSSRSPSRAPRDERGAHPILSVFELERLLYTGKTACNHADEVWPGLYLGDQDIASNRRELLQLRITHVLNASHCRWRGGADYYEGTGIRYLGIEAHDSPSFDMSPYFYPAADFIHQALNEGRILVHCAVGVSRSATLVLAYLMIRHHMPLVEAIKTVKDHRGIIPNRGFLRQLVALDNALRLQRSS, encoded by the exons ATGGCTTTCCTGTCCAGGCTCTACAGGAGCAGCAGCCGCTCCCCGAGCCGCGCCCCGCGGGACGAGCGCGGCGCCCACCCCATCCTCAGCGTCTTCGAGCTGGAGCGGCTGCTCTACACCGGCAAAACCGCCTGCAACCACGCCGACGAGGTGTGGCCTGGCCTCTACCTGGGCGACCA agacATCGCGTCCAACCgccgggagctgctgcagctgcgcATCACCCACGTGCTGAACGCCTCCCACTGCCGCTGGCGCGGCGGCGCCGACTACTACGAGGGCACGGGCATCCGCTACCTGGGCATCGAGGCCCACGACTCGCCCTCCTTCGACATGAGCCCCTACTTCTACCCCGCCGCCGACTTCATCCACCAGGCCCTCAATGAAG GGAGGATCCTCGTGCACTGTGCCGTCGGGGTCAGCAGGTCGGCCACCCTGGTCCTCGCCTACCTCATGATCCGCCACCACATGCCCCTGGTGGAAGCCATAAAGACAGTCAAGGACCACCGCGGCATCATCCCCAACCGCGGCTTCCTGCGCCAGCTGGTGGCCCTGGACAACGCCCTGCGCCTCCAGAGGAGCTCCTGA
- the TTI2 gene encoding TELO2-interacting protein 2 encodes MAGIGTSTTLSPSPERGPGAPSAEQALLRAGQALCERPGALRELGALLEAADPAALARLAAALGGLAAPPRREQDGAEPPGRDAALAAVAERAERVGAAFLLLLQKLEDARSQESPVKPIPKRVLGHAFIFAVTHKEERPWTTARSRAVAQEVLERLLRTAGCASVEEFLQGKEGDEDGRFGEVMGILKQELTKDTWKRNPASKDVFSWSLLRVSRPWLCPHLERVLPPALLLSDDFQEENKVLGVRCLHHIVLNVPGADLCQLNRAQVVFHALYNHLYSREAPLIQAVLLCLLDLLPVLERCQRRQGQGRASSSSPWHQVLQLLLAHMEAEHRLALRRVYAGTLPAFVTRLGILIVRHLKRLERVILGYLEVSDGPGEEARLAILQTLQCTIEHAWPRMPCRLPVLLKALLRLLWDVHSERGPTPEPVRAALLQEGTQCLILLDRCCQGQVKVLLAGLHSCCEENRLQECFRKVQESS; translated from the exons ATGGCCGGCATCGGCACCAGCACCACCCTCAGCCCGAGCCCGGAGCGGGGCCCCGGCGCTCCCTCGGCCGAGCAGGCGCTGCTGCGGGCCGGGCAGGCGCTCTGCGAGCGGCCCGGGGCGCTGCGGGAGCTGGGCGCGCTGCTGGAGGCGGCGGATCCCGCGGCTCTGGCCCGGCTGGCGGCGGCGCTGGGCGGGCTGGCGGCTCCGCCACGCCGGGAGCAGGACggggccgagccgcccggccGGGACGCGGCGTTAGCGGCCGTGGCGGAGCGGGCAGAGCGCGTTGGCGCCgcgttcctgctgctcctgcagaagcTGGAAGATGCCCGGAGCCAGGAGTCGCCGGTGAAGCCCATCCCGAAACGGGTGCTGGGACACGCGTTCATCTTTGCTGTCACACACAAGGAGGAGAGGCCCTGGACCACGGCGAGGAGTCGGGCGGTGGCTCAGGAGGTGCTGGAGCGGCTGCTCCGGACTGCGGGCTGCGCGTCCGTGGaggaattcctgcagggaaaggaaggggatGAGGATGGAAGATTCGGAGAAGTGATGGGGATCCTGAAGCAGGAGTTAACCAA AGACACCTGGAAGCGTAACCCAGCCTCCAAGGATGTGTTCTCCTGGTCCCTGCTCCGTGTCAGCCggccctggctgtgcccgcACCTGGAGCGGGTCCTGCCGCCCGCGCTGCTCCTCTCCGACGACTTCCAGGAGGAGAACAAAGTGCTGGGCGTGCGCTGCCTGCACCACATCGTCCTCAACGTG CCAGGAGCGGATCTGTGCCAGCTCAACAGGGCCCAGGTGGTTTTCCACGCCCTCTACAACCACCTGTACTCACGGGAGGCTCCTCTCATCCAG GcggtgctgctgtgcctgctggacCTGCTGCCCGTGCTGGAGCGGTGCCAGCGGcgccagggccagggcagggccagctccAGCTCGCCCTGGCaccaggtgctgcagctgctgctggcacacatGGAGGCCGAGCACCGGCTGGCGCTGCGCAGGGTCTACGCAGGGACACTGCCTGCCTTTGTCACCAG ACTCGGCATCCTCATCGTGAGGCACCTGAAGAGGCTGGAACGAGTCATCCTGGGCTACCTGGAGGTGTCTGATGGCCCTGGGGaggaggccaggctggcaaTCCTGCAAACCCTGCAGTGCACCATAGAGCACGCCTGGCCCAG GATGCCCTGCAggcttcctgtgctgctcaaggccctgctgaggctgctctgggacgTTCACAGCGAGCGGGGCCCGACCCCCGAGCCCgtcagggctgccctgctgcaggagggcacCCAGTGCCTCATCCTGCTGGACCgctgctgccagggccaggTCAAG gtgctgctggcagggctgcacagctgctgtgaggagaacAGGCTGCAGGAGTGCTTCAGGAAGGTGCAGGAGAGCTCCTGA